Proteins from a genomic interval of Streptomyces sp. NBC_00820:
- a CDS encoding bifunctional methylenetetrahydrofolate dehydrogenase/methenyltetrahydrofolate cyclohydrolase, with translation MTAQILDGKATAAEIKSDLTARVAALKEKGVTPGLGTILVGEDPGSQKYVAGKHRDCAQVGIASIQRELPATATQEEIEAVVRELNEDPACTGYIVQLPLPKGIDENRVLEMIDPAKDADGLHPMNLGRLVLNEAAPLPCTPNGILTLLRRHGVETKGAEVVVVGRGVTIGRSMPLLLTRRSENATVTQCHTGTRDLAFHLKKADIIIAAAGSPHLIRAEDVKPGAAVLDVGVSRNAEGKIVGDVHPDVAEVAGWISPNPGGVGPMTRAELLVNVVEAAERSVG, from the coding sequence GACCGCCCGAGTGGCGGCGCTGAAGGAGAAGGGCGTCACGCCCGGCCTCGGCACGATCCTGGTGGGGGAGGACCCCGGCAGCCAGAAGTACGTCGCCGGCAAGCACCGCGACTGCGCGCAGGTCGGCATCGCCTCCATCCAGCGTGAACTCCCGGCCACGGCAACCCAGGAGGAGATCGAGGCGGTTGTCCGCGAGCTGAACGAGGACCCGGCCTGCACCGGCTACATCGTCCAACTCCCGCTGCCCAAGGGCATCGACGAGAACCGCGTCCTGGAGATGATCGACCCGGCCAAGGACGCGGACGGCCTGCACCCGATGAACCTCGGCCGTCTCGTCCTGAACGAGGCGGCGCCGCTGCCCTGCACCCCCAACGGCATCCTCACCCTGCTGCGCCGCCACGGCGTGGAGACCAAGGGCGCCGAGGTCGTGGTGGTCGGCCGGGGTGTGACCATCGGACGCTCGATGCCGCTGCTGCTCACCCGGCGCAGCGAGAACGCCACCGTGACCCAGTGCCACACCGGCACCCGCGACCTCGCCTTCCACCTCAAGAAGGCCGACATCATCATCGCGGCCGCGGGCTCCCCGCACCTGATCCGCGCCGAGGACGTCAAGCCGGGCGCGGCCGTCCTGGACGTCGGCGTCTCCCGCAACGCCGAAGGGAAGATCGTCGGCGACGTTCACCCGGACGTGGCCGAGGTGGCCGGCTGGATCTCCCCGAACCCGGGCGGAGTGGGCCCCATGACGCGTGCCGAACTGCTGGTCAACGTGGTCGAGGCGGCGGAGCGCAGTGTCGGCTGA
- a CDS encoding DUF3017 domain-containing protein translates to MTAPAPAPARTERHTRRLSRRFPRFTKDTARPEGGGRAAPGDAPAPARQWPMLVVLSTVALGLLLTALDVFRWGMLLVGVALLVGAGMRWALPSVGMLAVRSRFTDIATYGVLGLAIVLLALSAQPNPLLEIPFLKGILHFTLAN, encoded by the coding sequence ATGACCGCCCCCGCCCCCGCCCCCGCCCGTACCGAGCGGCACACCCGGCGGCTCAGCCGCCGCTTCCCGCGCTTCACCAAGGACACCGCGCGCCCCGAGGGCGGCGGCCGCGCCGCACCCGGCGACGCCCCGGCGCCCGCCCGGCAGTGGCCCATGCTCGTCGTGCTGTCGACGGTCGCCCTCGGCCTGCTGCTGACCGCGCTCGACGTGTTCCGCTGGGGCATGCTGCTGGTCGGCGTCGCCCTGCTGGTCGGCGCGGGCATGCGCTGGGCGCTGCCCAGCGTCGGCATGCTCGCCGTCCGCTCCCGGTTCACCGACATCGCCACCTACGGCGTCCTGGGCCTCGCGATCGTCCTGCTGGCGTTGTCGGCCCAGCCGAACCCCCTGCTGGAGATCCCGTTCCTGAAGGGCATCCTGCACTTCACACTCGCCAACTGA